Sequence from the Pararhizobium gei genome:
GGCGCCGGAAAATCGACATTGATGCGCATGATCGCCGGCGTTGAAAAGCCCTCGCTCGGCCGCATCCTGCTCGACGGGCAGGAAGTCGAGTTCAACTCGCCTGCCGACGCCCAGAAGCACGGCATCGGCATGGTTTTCCAGGAGCTGAACCTCTTCGGCAATCTTTCCGTCGCCGAAAACATCTTCGCGACCCGGGAAATCATGCGCGGCATCCGCGGCATCGACCACAAGGCGCAGATCGAAAGAGCCAATCATTTCCTGGACCGGCTCGACGCCGGCATCAGCGCCGAAACCATGGTCGAGGACCTGCCGATAGGCCAGCAACAGCTTGTCGAAATCGCCAAGGCAATATCGCTCGACACACGCATCCTCATCCTCGACGAACCGACCTCGGCACTTTCGGCGGCAGAGGTGGACATCCTTTTCAAGGTAATTGCCGAACTGAAGGCGCAAGGCGTGGCGATTGTCTACATCTCCCACCGCCTCGAAGAGCTGATGCGGATCGGTGATTACATCACCGTTCTTCGCGATGGCCAGATCACCGGCCAGGCCATGGTCAAGGACATCGACACCAAGTGGATCGTGCGTTCGATGATCGGCTCGGATGCGAAGGACTTTGCGAAATCGGTCGATCACAAGCTTGGAAAGGAGGCTTTCCGGGCCGAGGACATCTGCCTGCCGCGCAGGACCGGCGGACTTGCGGTCGACCATCTTTCGCTCAGCGTCAAGGCAGGCGAAGTGCTCGGCATCTATGGCCTGATGGGTGCCGGCCGCAGCGAATTCTTCGAATGCGTCATCGGCCAGCACGCCCATTCGACGGGTCGGATCTTCGTTGCCGGCGAGGAAATCCTCGCCAAGGACACCTCCACACGCATCAAGAAAGGTCTGGCGCTGATCCCGGAAGACAGGCAGCGCGAAGGGCTCGTACAGGTTCTGTCGATCGCCGCGAACCTGACGCTGGCGAGCCTGGAAAAATTTACAAAATTCGGCTTTCACATCTCCGGCGAGCGCGAACGATCGGCGATCAAGGAATCGATTCGGGATCTTTCGATCAAGGCGCCGAACCCGGATTTCGATGTGACCTCCATGTCCGGGGGCAATCAACAGAAGGTGGTCATCGGCAAGGCGCTGATGACCAACCCGAAGGTTCTCCTGATGGACGAGCCGAGCCGCGGCATCGATGTCGGCGCCAAGGCCGATGTGTTCCGCACCATGCGCCGCCTTGCCGGCGAAGGTCTCGCCATCCTGTTTTCGACATCCGACCTTGAAGAGGTCATGGCGCTGTCCGATCGCATCGCCGTGATGAGCAACGGCAGGATAACGACAATCCTCGACCGGGCGGATGCGACGGAGGAGTTAATCGTCAAGGCCGCGTCCGAGGGGCACAGGACGGCCAATACCCCATTGAAAGAGGAAATTGCACGATGACCACTGCAACCGCCACCGGGAAAGCGCCCGCAGCCGACAGCGGCTCGATCCTGCTGACGCTGATGAAGGCCAGAACCTTCATCGCGCTCTTTGCCGTCATCGCCTTCTTCTCGATCTTCGCGCCGAACTTCCTGTCGACGGCGAACATCATCCTGATGTCGAAACATGTGGCGCTCAACGCCTTTCTCGCGATGGGCATGACCTTCGTCATCATCACCGGCGGCATCGACCTTTCGGTCGGCTCGATCGTCGGCCTCTGCGGCATGGTGGCCGGCAGCCTGATCCTGCACGGCATCGATCTGCAGATCGGCTATACGATGTATTTTAACATCGTCGAGGTCTGCCTGATCACCCTTGCCGTCGGTATCCTCATCGGTGCCGTCAACGGGTTGCTGATCACCAGGCTCAACGTAGCGCCCTTCATCGCCACGCTCGGCACGCTCTACGTCGCGCGCGGCTTCGCGCTGCTGTCCTCCGACGGACAGACCTTCCCGAACCTGATAGGCAAGCCGGAGCTTGCAACCACCGGCTTTTCCTTCCTCGGGTCCGGCCGCATTATCGGCCTGCCCGTCTCCATCTGGATCCTCATCGTCGTTGCGCTTGCCGCAGCCTATTTGGCGAAATACACACCGATCGGCCGGCAGATCTTTGCCGTTGGCGGCAACGAGCGCGCCGCCCGGATGTCCGGCATCCGCGTCAATCGCGTCAAGATGTTCGTCTACATGTTCTCCGGCTTCTGCGCCGCCATCGTCGGCATCGTCATCTCGTCAGAACTGATGGCCTCGCACCCGATGACCGGCAACTCGTTCGAGCTGAACGCGATTGCCGCAGCCGTTCTCGGCGGCACCTCCATGTCCGGCGGCCGGGGCACGATCGGCGGCACCATCGTCGGCGCCTTCGTCATCGGCATCCTGTCTGACGGCCTGGTGATGATGGGGGTCTCGTCCTTCTGGCAGATGGTTATCAAGGGTATCGTCATCATCGTCGCCGTGGTGGTCGATCAGGCTCAGCGCCGGTTGCAGCAGCAGGTGGCATTGATACAGCTGGCGAAGAAGGGCTAAGGTTTCAAGAAAACACCTCCCCAACCCCTCCCCACAAGGGGCTAGGATGTGGCACCTCTGCAACCACACCAGTGCCTTCAGCGATTGAAGATATTGATGGGATAGCAGAGCGGCGCCACGAGTTAAGCCCCTCCCCCTTTTTGGGAGGGGTTGGGGAGGGGTTCTGCCATTCAGAAGGAAACGCATATGTCTCATCTCAAGGGCGCCCTGATCGGCTGCGGCTTCTTCGCGGTCAACCAGATGCATGGCTGGAAGGACGTCAAGGGTGCTGATATCGTCGCCATCTGCGACCGTGATCCCGAGCGCCTGAGGATCGTTGGCGACCACTTCGGCATCGAGCGGCGCTACACCGATGCGGTGCAGATGTTCGCGGACGGCGGATTTGATTTCGTCGATATAGCCACCACCGTGAACAGCCACCGCGCACTGGTTGAAATGGCGGCCGCCCATAAAATTCCGGCGATCTGCCAGAAGCCGTTTGCCCCCACGCTTGCCGACGCAAAGGCCATGGTCGCCGCCTGCAACGCCGCCGGGATTCCCCTGATGATCCACGAGAATTTCCGTTGGCAGACACCGATCCAGGCTGTTCGCCAGGCGCTCGAGTCAGACGCGATCGGCACGCCCTTCTGGGGCCGATTTTCCTTCCGGTCCGGCTACGACGTCTTTTCCGGCCAGCCGTATCTGGCGGAAGGCAAGCGTTTCATCATCGAGGACCTCGGCATCCACACGCTGGATATCGCCCGCTATATCCTCGGCGACGTCGTGTCGCTGAGCGCGCGCACGAAGCGCGTCAATCCTGCCATCAACGGTGAGGATGTCGCGACCATCCTGCTCGATCACGCCGATGGCGCGACCTCCATCGTCGATGTCAGCTATGCGACGAAGCTGGCGATCGAGCCTTTCCCGGAAACGCTGATCGAAATCGACGGGACCGAAGGCTCGCTGCGCCTGTCGCAGGGATACGAACTGCAACTCACCAACGCTGAAGGCACTGTCAACACCGATGTCGCGCCGGCGCTCCTGCCCTGGGCGTCTCGCCCCTGGCACAACATCCAGGAGAGCGTCTATGCCATTCAGCAGCATTGGGCCGACAGCCTGATCGCATCCAGGGAAACCTCGACCTCCGGCGCGGACAATCTGAAGACATTTGCGCTCGTCGAGGCGGCCTATGAAAGTGCGGCGACGAAGGCGACGGTGGATATCGGAGCGCTTCTCGCATGAGCGAAACCGCAGCACAGCTCGCGCTTTTCGGCACAGTCAGGCAGGACGACACCCCGCGCCTGCTGAAAGCCGGGAAACTGACAGCGGAGCTTGCCGGCGGCAATCTGCGCAATATTCGTTTTGATGGCGTCGAGGTCTTGCGCGCAATCTCCTATCTGGTGCGTGACCGAGACTGGGGGACCTATGCGCCTGCCATTGCTGATCTCGAAATTCATGAAACCGAGATGGGCTTCATCGTTTCCTATTCGATGACGTGCGACGGACCGCACGACACGGTGCTGCATATTGCTGCCGCGATCGAAGGCGATGCTACAGGAAAGCTTGCTTTCAAGGTCGAAGCGCACACTGCTACGGGCTTCGAAACCAACCGCTGCGGTTTTTGCGTGCTGCATCCCATTGTCGGTGTCGCCGGAACGCCGGTGGCTGTAGAGCATGTGGACGGTCGTCTTGAGCACACGATACTTCCCGACCTGATCGAGCCTTGGCAACCCTTCAAGGAGATGCGGGCCATCACCCATACCGTGTTGCCCGGCGTCACCGCCGCCTGCCGCATGGAGGGCGATACGTTCGAGATGGAGGATCAGCGCAACTGGTCCGACGCTTCCTACAAGACCTATGTCCGGCCGCTCGCTCTCCCCTGGCCCTACCGGATAGCCGTGGGCGAGCCCGTTGTCCAGCATGTAGAACTCACGATCGCTGACAGCCGCACCGACAAACCAGTCTCTCCCGGAGACGGCACACCCGAAAGCGACGGGATTATTCGGATCTCTCCAGACATTGCGACCGGTGCAATGCCGGCCATCGGGCTGTCGATCACTCCCGAGGAGGCGAAGACCAGCCTCGCTGCACTCCTACAGCCAGATACGCTCCGGATACAGCACCTGCTGTTCCATTTCGATCCCGGCGCGGGCCATGGACCGCAGGCATTTATCGACTTTGCCGCCATCGCGGCGATCCACAAGGGCGCAACGACGCTCGAGATCGCCGTGCCGTGCAGGCGCCCGCTGAATGATGAAATGCAGGAGATTGCCGCGTTGATGCGAAACGCCGGCTTCCGGCCGGACGCGATCATGGTTTGCCCATCGGTGGACCGCCAGTCCACCCCGCCCGGCAGCGCCTGGCCGGACTGCCCGCCGCTTGATGACGTCTATGCCGCCGCGGCACAGGCATTTTCCGGCATCCGCCTCGGCGGCGGCATGCTGAGCTATTTCACCGAACTCAACCGCAAGCGGGTGCCGCCAGCACAACTCGGTTTCATCAGCCACTGCACCAATCCCATCGTCCACGCGGCCGACGATATCAGCGTCATGCAGACGCTTGAGGCCCTCCCCTTCATCACCCGCTCGGTCCGGGCGATCTACGGCAGTCTGCCGTACCGGATCGGCCCCTCCACAATTGCCATGCGGCAAAATCCCTATGGCAGCCGCACGATGGATAATCCCGACGGCGGCCGAATATGCATGGCCAAGCGGGATCCCCGGCACAATGGCCGCTTTGCAGAGGCTTTCGCGCTGGGCTATGCCGCAAATGTGCTGGATGCTGGCCTCGAATGCCTGACGCTGTCTGCGCTGACAGGTCCGTTCGGCCTCTTTGCCGATATAGACGAACCCGTTGCCGCTGGCCGGCCGCGGCCGCTTCACAATACGGTCGCCCTGCTTGCCCGGCTTTCTGGTGCCCAATGGCGGGCATACCGCTCGTCGTCGCCTGCAGAGGTTTTGGCGTTCTCAACGAACAGCGACGGACAGCGCAGCCTGCATCTCGTTAACATCACGGGCGCCAGCCAGCATGTAGAGATCACTGAGGAAGGCGCGGGCGCATCCAGCCAGACAACGCTTGGCCCGTTCGAAACGCGGACACTACCCCTCGTTTGATACCCGTATACGGAAACCTTTCAGCGCACCTCCAAACAGGTGTGCTGAAAACGCTTGTTCAGTGATTCATCGCCTTGACGATATCGTCAGTCATCTTCTTGGCGTCGCCCAGCAGCATCATCGTCGCGTCCTTGTAGAACAGCGTGTTGTCGATGCCGGCATAGCCGGAGCCGAGCGAGCGCTTGACGAACAGGCAGGTCTTGGCCTTGTCCACGTCGAGGATCGGCATGCCGTAAATCGGCGAGGTCTTGTCGTCGCGGGCGGCCGGATTGGTCACGTCGTTGGCGCCGATGACATAGGCCACGTCGGCCTGGGCAAATTCGGAATTGATGTCTTCCAGCTCGAAGACCTCGTCATAGGGCACGTTGGCTTCGGCCAGCAGCACGTTCATGTGGCCGGGCATGCGGCCTGCGACCGGATGAATGGCATACTTCACCTCGACACCCCTAGCCTTCAGCGCATCCGCAAGCTCGCGGACGGCATGCTGTGCCTGGGCGACGGCCATGCCGTAACCCGGCACGATGATCACCTTGGAAGCATTCGCCATCAGGAAGGCCGCATCGTCTGCCGAGCCCTGCTTGACAGTCCGCTGCACGCCGTCATCGCTTGCGGCAACACCGCTCTCGCCGCCGAAGCCGCCAAGAATGACCGAAACGAAGGAACGGTTCATGCCTTTGCACATGATGTAGGACAGGATCGCACCTGAAGAACCGACGAGAGCGCCGGTGATGATCAGCGCGAGATTACCAAGCGTGAAGCCAATGCCGGCCGCAGCCCAGCCGGAATAGGAATTCAGCATCGACACGACGACCGGCATGTCGGCGCCGCCGATCGGAACGATCAGCAACACGCCGAGCGCCAGCGACAGGACGACGATGGCCCAGAAGTCGAAATGGCTTTCGGACGCGGCAAGCCCGACGATGAAAAACACGATCAGCAGCAAAAGCACGATGTTGATGGCATGGCGGTAGGGGAGCATGATCGGCTTTCCCGACATGCGCCCATCGAGCTTCAGGAAGGCGATGATCGAACCCGTGAAGGTGATGGCGCCGATGGCAACGCCCAGCGCCATTTCGACGAGCGCCTGCCCGTGGATCTGACCGATTTCACCGATACCAAAGGAGGACGGCGTGTAGAGCGCCGAGGCCGCGACCAGAACCGCCGCAAGCCCGACCAGCGAATGGAATCCCGCAACCAGCTGGGGCATGGAGGTCATCGGAATCGAACGGGCGATATAGGCGCCAGCCCCGCCGCCGATCGCTAGACCGAGCAGGATGAGCATCAATCCGCCGAACGAGGGTGTCGCCAGGAGCAGGGTCGTGACGATGGCGATGCCCATGCCGACCATGCCGAGGATGTTTCCGCGGCGCGAAGTGGTGGGATGCGACAGGCCGCGCAGGGCCATGACGAAGAGGACACCGGAAACGAGATAAAGGAAGGCCGCGATATTGGGTGACATCAGCTTCAGGCCCTCACTTGTCTTTTTTCTTGTACATGGCGAGCATGCGCTGAGTGACGAGGAACCCGCCGAAAATGTTGACCGAGGCAAGGACCAGCGCCACGAAGCCGAAGCCGGTGGCAAGCCCTGACGCCGAGATGCCGACGGCCAAAAGAGCCCCGACCACAATAACGGAGGAGATGGCATTGGTGACCGCCATCAGCGGCGTGTGAAGAGCGGGCGTCACCGACCAGACGACATAGTAGCCGACGAAGATCGACAGAACGAAGATCGCAAGTTGAAAGACAAAGGGGTCGATCGCGCCGCCGCTCAGCCCATGGGCAGCGGCACCCGCCGCTTCCGGAACATATTCGGCTGCCGTTCGCACAGCTTCGACCGCCCGGTCCAGGTCGCCGATTGCCTTGTCGAGTAGCTCATTGGCCATTACCATACCTCCCTTGGGCGGCAGTGCTTCCCCCGAAGCCCCGCGCGACCCTCTCCAAATCTCAAACTGTCTCGGAAATCGCGACAGGTGCTGGCGCAAAAGCCGGATGCACGACGACACCCCCATGCGTCAGCATTGTCGCCTTGACGAGTTCGTCGTCAAGGTCGAGCGCGATCGTCTTCGTTTCCTTCGAGACCATGGTCTCCAAAAAGGTGACAAGGTTCCTTGCGTAGAGCGCCGAGGCCGAGGCCGCGATACGGCCAGGCACATTGGTATAGCCAACGACCTTGACGCCTTCGACATCGGCGACCTGGTCGGCGACAGAACCTTCGACATTGCCGCCACGCTCGACAGCCAGATCGATGACGACGGAGCCTGGCTTCATCGCCTTCAGCATCTCATGGGTAATCAGCCGGGGCGCAGGACGGCCAGGAATCAGCGCCGTCGTGATCACGATATCCTGCTTGGCCAGATGCTCCGCCGTCAGCACCGCCTGTTTGGCCTGATAGGCTTCCGACATGGGCTTGGCATAACCGCCTGATGTCTCCGCCGCCTTGAATTCCTCATCCTCGACGGCAATGAATTTTGCGCCAAGCGAAGCCACCTGTTCCTTGGAGGCAGGGCGGACATCGGTGGCGGAAACGACGGCCCCAAGACGGCGCGCTGTGGCGATCGCCTGCAGGCCGGCAACTCCGGCGCCCATTACGAAAACCTTGGCCGCAGGCACCGTGCCCGCCGCCGTCATCATCATCGGCATGGCGCGATCATATTCATAGGCGGCGTCGATCACTGCCTGGTAGCCGGCCAAATTCGCCTGGCTCGACAGGACGTCCATTGATTGCGCGCGCGTGATGCGCGGCATCAGTTCCATCGCAAAGGCCGACACACCGGCACGGGCCAGTTCCGACAATGCGCTCTCGTTGCCATAGGGATCCATGATCGCCAGCACGATGGCGCCGGACTTGTAGAGGACAACTTCAGCGGAGGTCGGGCGGCGCACCTTCAAAACCACATCGGCCGAGCCGGCGTCGGTAGAGGATCCGATCCGCGCCCCCGCCTTTTCGAACTCAACGTCCGGAATACGGGACAAGGCACCGGCGCCCGCTTCAACGACAATGTCGAAACCAAGGCCGCTCAGCTTCTTCACGCTATCGGGCGATGCCGCAACCCGCGTTTCGCTCGATGTCGTTTCCAATGGAATGAATATGGTACCTGTCATTATGCCCCTCCCCTGACGCCGGCGCGGGAACGGACCGCGCCGCACCCGAACCAACCTGTCGATAGTCGCTTCCGTGACCGGCTGGCCACAGACGCTTATCCGGTCCGAAATCGGGCCGGATTGCACGGTCGCTCCCGGCGCGTCCGCTTCCTTGAAAATTAAACGGCCGATCAGCGCAGAAGCATGAAACCGGCGATGTTGAGGATGATGAACAGCAGGGTGGCGCCGAAGAACCCGACGCTGCTGAAAAATCCGGCTGCCATGGCGATCAGCAGCGCAACGCAGAAAATCGTGCCGAGCTTCGCGGCTCCGATAAAGAAATTATAGGTCTTCTCGTGCTCGGCATAATCCATCGGAGCGCCCGTCTCAGCCGGTCCGGAATGATGTTCAGCCATGGTGCCTGTCTCCCTCAATCTCATGGTCCCGACGCGAATGCCGCACACCATGCCTCGTCCAGAAATCTTCGCCCGCGACAGTGGCGGCCTGCAGGCCGTTTCCCGGTCATAGTTGCCCTTACACAATGTGACGGTCAAGCGCAACGAAAACTCGGCAAATCGGCCCGCGGCAAAAGTCGTCCGCCGCCCGGGTAGCCGGGACAAGGAAATGCCTTTGCGAATTCCCCTGCGGCATGGCAAAACGCGATCAGCCAAGCCCGCCGCGCCGCGGGTATTCCTTCCGTGGAGACCTTCGATGCCGAAGCCTGTCATTGCCATACCCGCCGATTTCAGAAGCTTCGATGGCAATGTCTGGCATGCCACACCGCATCAATATGTCCGCGCCGCAGTGGAAGGCTCAGGCGTAATGGTCTTCCTCGTTCCGGCGCTGGAAGCCGGCAATGACGCGGACGAGATTCTGGATCGGGTCGATGGCGTTCTGATCAGCGGGTCGCGCACCAATGTGCATCCCGCACTCTACGGAAAAGAAGCCAGCGAAACCGACGGGCCATTCGATCCCGGCCGCGACGCGACGAGCCTGCCGCTGATCCGCCGGGCCTTGGAGCGCGGTGTGCCGCTTCTCGCGATCTGTCGCGGCATACAGGAACTGAATGTCGCGCTGGGGGGTACGCTCGCCAGCGAAATCCAGGAAATGCCCGGCATATGGGATCATCGCAAACCCGACGTTCCGGACCTCGACATGGCCTACGGCATCCGCCAGACGATTACCGTCAGGGAAGGAACATGCCTTGCTTCCGTGCTGGGGGCCGGCGAAGTTCAGGTGAACTCCCTGCATCGCCAGGCGATTTCCCAGACGGCGCCCCGTCTCGCGGTCGAGGCAGTTGCAGAGGACGGAACCATCGAGGCCGTCTCGGTGATCGACGCCAAAGCCTTCGCCGTCGGTGTCCAGTGGCATCCGGAATACTGGGTCGGCCGCGACGGGCCGTCCTCGACGCTTTTTCAGGCCTTTGGCGACGCGGTCAGGACCTACGCCGCCGCGAAAGGCAAAGTCTGCCCTGTCAGCCTGCCTGCCGCTTAAACGGCGTTTCCGGCACCGGCGTGAGCGCAGCGCCGGTTTCGAACCATGCGACCAGATTATCGACAACCAGATCGCCCATGGCATTCCGCGTTGCCTGCGAGGCGGACCCGACATGGGGCAACAGCGATACATTCGGCAGCGCCAGCAGGCCATCCGGCACATGCGGCTCGGCTTCGAAGACATCAAGCCCTGCACCGGCGATGACGCCGCGTTGCAGAGCATCGACCAGGGCTGCCTCATCCACGGTCGTACCCCGGCCCATGTTCACAAGAATGCCATTTGCGCCAAGCGCTTGCAGCACCTCGGCATTCACCGTCCGGTAGGTGCTGTCCGTCCCAGGCACGATCACGACGATCGTATCGACGGCTTGCGCCATGCTCAACAGCGTCGGATAGTGCTTGTAGGCGAGCCCCTCGCGCGGCGTGCGGGTATGGTAAGCGATCGCAACGCCGAAGCTTTCGAGGCGTTTTGCAATTGCCAGCCCGATACGCCCGAGCCCGTAGAGGCCGACCGTGCGACCGCGCAACGTCAGCGGCGAGAGCGGAAA
This genomic interval carries:
- a CDS encoding proton-translocating transhydrogenase family protein; this encodes MANELLDKAIGDLDRAVEAVRTAAEYVPEAAGAAAHGLSGGAIDPFVFQLAIFVLSIFVGYYVVWSVTPALHTPLMAVTNAISSVIVVGALLAVGISASGLATGFGFVALVLASVNIFGGFLVTQRMLAMYKKKDK
- a CDS encoding NAD(P)(+) transhydrogenase (Re/Si-specific) subunit beta, which produces MSPNIAAFLYLVSGVLFVMALRGLSHPTTSRRGNILGMVGMGIAIVTTLLLATPSFGGLMLILLGLAIGGGAGAYIARSIPMTSMPQLVAGFHSLVGLAAVLVAASALYTPSSFGIGEIGQIHGQALVEMALGVAIGAITFTGSIIAFLKLDGRMSGKPIMLPYRHAINIVLLLLIVFFIVGLAASESHFDFWAIVVLSLALGVLLIVPIGGADMPVVVSMLNSYSGWAAAGIGFTLGNLALIITGALVGSSGAILSYIMCKGMNRSFVSVILGGFGGESGVAASDDGVQRTVKQGSADDAAFLMANASKVIIVPGYGMAVAQAQHAVRELADALKARGVEVKYAIHPVAGRMPGHMNVLLAEANVPYDEVFELEDINSEFAQADVAYVIGANDVTNPAARDDKTSPIYGMPILDVDKAKTCLFVKRSLGSGYAGIDNTLFYKDATMMLLGDAKKMTDDIVKAMNH
- a CDS encoding ABC transporter permease, whose protein sequence is MTTATATGKAPAADSGSILLTLMKARTFIALFAVIAFFSIFAPNFLSTANIILMSKHVALNAFLAMGMTFVIITGGIDLSVGSIVGLCGMVAGSLILHGIDLQIGYTMYFNIVEVCLITLAVGILIGAVNGLLITRLNVAPFIATLGTLYVARGFALLSSDGQTFPNLIGKPELATTGFSFLGSGRIIGLPVSIWILIVVALAAAYLAKYTPIGRQIFAVGGNERAARMSGIRVNRVKMFVYMFSGFCAAIVGIVISSELMASHPMTGNSFELNAIAAAVLGGTSMSGGRGTIGGTIVGAFVIGILSDGLVMMGVSSFWQMVIKGIVIIVAVVVDQAQRRLQQQVALIQLAKKG
- the apnL gene encoding D-apionate lactonase yields the protein MSETAAQLALFGTVRQDDTPRLLKAGKLTAELAGGNLRNIRFDGVEVLRAISYLVRDRDWGTYAPAIADLEIHETEMGFIVSYSMTCDGPHDTVLHIAAAIEGDATGKLAFKVEAHTATGFETNRCGFCVLHPIVGVAGTPVAVEHVDGRLEHTILPDLIEPWQPFKEMRAITHTVLPGVTAACRMEGDTFEMEDQRNWSDASYKTYVRPLALPWPYRIAVGEPVVQHVELTIADSRTDKPVSPGDGTPESDGIIRISPDIATGAMPAIGLSITPEEAKTSLAALLQPDTLRIQHLLFHFDPGAGHGPQAFIDFAAIAAIHKGATTLEIAVPCRRPLNDEMQEIAALMRNAGFRPDAIMVCPSVDRQSTPPGSAWPDCPPLDDVYAAAAQAFSGIRLGGGMLSYFTELNRKRVPPAQLGFISHCTNPIVHAADDISVMQTLEALPFITRSVRAIYGSLPYRIGPSTIAMRQNPYGSRTMDNPDGGRICMAKRDPRHNGRFAEAFALGYAANVLDAGLECLTLSALTGPFGLFADIDEPVAAGRPRPLHNTVALLARLSGAQWRAYRSSSPAEVLAFSTNSDGQRSLHLVNITGASQHVEITEEGAGASSQTTLGPFETRTLPLV
- a CDS encoding 2-hydroxyacid dehydrogenase produces the protein MPQGRHRILVPGNMNKHVLDRLPQHFELVPVSSDPALITPEIASGIGGIAVQGKLAPAFFDILPDLEIIANFGVGYDGVDVERAASRNVVVTNTPDVLTDEVADTTIALLLNTLRRLPAAEQWLRAGRWVSDGAFPLSPLTLRGRTVGLYGLGRIGLAIAKRLESFGVAIAYHTRTPREGLAYKHYPTLLSMAQAVDTIVVIVPGTDSTYRTVNAEVLQALGANGILVNMGRGTTVDEAALVDALQRGVIAGAGLDVFEAEPHVPDGLLALPNVSLLPHVGSASQATRNAMGDLVVDNLVAWFETGAALTPVPETPFKRQAG
- a CDS encoding gamma-glutamyl-gamma-aminobutyrate hydrolase family protein, translating into MPKPVIAIPADFRSFDGNVWHATPHQYVRAAVEGSGVMVFLVPALEAGNDADEILDRVDGVLISGSRTNVHPALYGKEASETDGPFDPGRDATSLPLIRRALERGVPLLAICRGIQELNVALGGTLASEIQEMPGIWDHRKPDVPDLDMAYGIRQTITVREGTCLASVLGAGEVQVNSLHRQAISQTAPRLAVEAVAEDGTIEAVSVIDAKAFAVGVQWHPEYWVGRDGPSSTLFQAFGDAVRTYAAAKGKVCPVSLPAA
- a CDS encoding Re/Si-specific NAD(P)(+) transhydrogenase subunit alpha, which encodes MTGTIFIPLETTSSETRVAASPDSVKKLSGLGFDIVVEAGAGALSRIPDVEFEKAGARIGSSTDAGSADVVLKVRRPTSAEVVLYKSGAIVLAIMDPYGNESALSELARAGVSAFAMELMPRITRAQSMDVLSSQANLAGYQAVIDAAYEYDRAMPMMMTAAGTVPAAKVFVMGAGVAGLQAIATARRLGAVVSATDVRPASKEQVASLGAKFIAVEDEEFKAAETSGGYAKPMSEAYQAKQAVLTAEHLAKQDIVITTALIPGRPAPRLITHEMLKAMKPGSVVIDLAVERGGNVEGSVADQVADVEGVKVVGYTNVPGRIAASASALYARNLVTFLETMVSKETKTIALDLDDELVKATMLTHGGVVVHPAFAPAPVAISETV
- a CDS encoding Gfo/Idh/MocA family protein yields the protein MSHLKGALIGCGFFAVNQMHGWKDVKGADIVAICDRDPERLRIVGDHFGIERRYTDAVQMFADGGFDFVDIATTVNSHRALVEMAAAHKIPAICQKPFAPTLADAKAMVAACNAAGIPLMIHENFRWQTPIQAVRQALESDAIGTPFWGRFSFRSGYDVFSGQPYLAEGKRFIIEDLGIHTLDIARYILGDVVSLSARTKRVNPAINGEDVATILLDHADGATSIVDVSYATKLAIEPFPETLIEIDGTEGSLRLSQGYELQLTNAEGTVNTDVAPALLPWASRPWHNIQESVYAIQQHWADSLIASRETSTSGADNLKTFALVEAAYESAATKATVDIGALLA
- a CDS encoding sugar ABC transporter ATP-binding protein, whose protein sequence is MATSVTHETILKLDDVTKVYSGIVAVKHASLELKRGAVNVLVGENGAGKSTLMRMIAGVEKPSLGRILLDGQEVEFNSPADAQKHGIGMVFQELNLFGNLSVAENIFATREIMRGIRGIDHKAQIERANHFLDRLDAGISAETMVEDLPIGQQQLVEIAKAISLDTRILILDEPTSALSAAEVDILFKVIAELKAQGVAIVYISHRLEELMRIGDYITVLRDGQITGQAMVKDIDTKWIVRSMIGSDAKDFAKSVDHKLGKEAFRAEDICLPRRTGGLAVDHLSLSVKAGEVLGIYGLMGAGRSEFFECVIGQHAHSTGRIFVAGEEILAKDTSTRIKKGLALIPEDRQREGLVQVLSIAANLTLASLEKFTKFGFHISGERERSAIKESIRDLSIKAPNPDFDVTSMSGGNQQKVVIGKALMTNPKVLLMDEPSRGIDVGAKADVFRTMRRLAGEGLAILFSTSDLEEVMALSDRIAVMSNGRITTILDRADATEELIVKAASEGHRTANTPLKEEIAR
- a CDS encoding aa3-type cytochrome c oxidase subunit IV — translated: MAEHHSGPAETGAPMDYAEHEKTYNFFIGAAKLGTIFCVALLIAMAAGFFSSVGFFGATLLFIILNIAGFMLLR